The Macaca nemestrina isolate mMacNem1 chromosome 6, mMacNem.hap1, whole genome shotgun sequence genome window below encodes:
- the LOC105499411 gene encoding MORF4 family-associated protein 1 — protein sequence MHIATAVPRQWEELRALDIVELAEPEEVEVLEPEEDFEQFLLPVINEMREDIASLTREHGRAYLRNRSKLWEMDNMLIQIKTQVEASEESALNHLQNPGDAAEGRAAKRCEKAEEKAKEIAKMAEMLVELVRRIEKSESS from the coding sequence ATGCACATCGCTACTGCGGTTCCGAGGCAGTGGGAAGAATTGCGGGCCCTGGACATCGTCGAGCTGGCGGAACCGGAGGAAGTGGAGGTGCTGGAGCCGGAGGAGGATTTCGAGCAGTTTCTGCTCCCGGTCATCAACGAGATGCGCGAGGACATCGCGTCGCTGACGCGCGAGCACGGGCGGGCGTACCTGCGGAACCGGAGCAAGCTGTGGGAGATGGACAATATGCTCATCCAGATCAAAACGCAGGTGGAGGCCTCGGAGGAGAGCGCGCTCAACCACCTCCAGAACCCGGGCGACGCGGCGGAGGGCCGGGCGGCCAAGAGGTGCGAGAAGGCCGAGGAGAAGGCCAAGGAGATCGCGAAGATGGCAGAGATGCTGGTGGAGCTGGTCCGGCGGATAGAGAAGAGCGAGTCGTCGTGA